Within the Pseudomonas oryzae genome, the region TCGACCGACGTCTGCGTCAGCTGGCTGCCGCTGTATCACGACATGGGCCTGATCGTCGCCTGGCTGGGCAGCCTGTATCACGCCTGCCCGCTGGTGCTGCTCTCGCCGCTGGACTTCCTGGCCCGCCCGGAGAGCTGGCTGTGGGCGATCCACCGCCATCGCGGCACGGTCGCGGCGGCGCCCAACTTCGCCTACGACCTCTGCGTGCGCCGCCTCGCAGACCGCGAGCTGAGCGGCCTGGACCTGTCGTCCTGGCGGCTGGCGGCCAACGGCGCCGAACCGATCAGCCCGGACACCTTCGAGCGCTTCGCCGCCTGCTTCGCCCGCTACGGCCTGCGCCGCGAGATCCTCACCCCGGCCTACGGCCTGGCCGAAGCCACCGTGGGCCTGGCCGTGCCGCCGCCGGGGCGCGGGGTGCAGGTCGACCGGGTGGCCCGCGAGCCGTTCATGACCCGTGGTCTGGCCGAGCCGGCGGCCGACGATGGCCAGGCGCTGCGCTTCGTCTCCTGCGGGCCGCCGCTGCCCGGTCACGCGCTGCGTGTGGTCGACGACGCCGGCCAGCCGCTGGCCGAGCGCCGGGTCGGCCATCTGGAATTTCGCGGCCCCTCGGCCACGCGCGGCTACTACCACAACCCGGCGGCCACCGCCGAGCTGATGCACGGCGACTGGCTGAAGACCGGCGACTATGCCTACCTGGCCAACGGCGAGGTACACATCACCGGGCGCAGCAAGGACCTGATCATCCGTGGCGGGCGCAACTTCTATCCCTACGACCTGGAACAGGCGGTGGGCGAGCTGCCCGGGGTGCGCCGCGGCTGCGTGGCGGTGTTCGGCATCGCCGCCACGGCGAGCGCGGGCGAACGGCTGGTGGTGGTCGCCGAGACCCGCGAGCGCGAGGCCGGTGCCCGCGCGGCGCTGGAGCGGCGCATCGTCGCCCTGGCCGCCGACCAGCTCGGACTGCCGCCGGACGAGGTGGTGCTGGCGCCGCCGCACAGCGTGCTGAAGACCTCCAGCGGCAAGATCCGCCGCGCGGCGATCCGCGAGGTGTTCGAGCGCGGCGAACTCGGCGCCTCGGCGCAGGCGCCCTGGCTGCAACTGCTGCACCTGGCCGGCGCCAGCCTGCGCGGGCGCCTGGGCAACGCCGGCGCGGCACTGCGCGCCTGGCTCTACGGCGCCTGGGCCTGGAGCTGCTTCGCCGCGCTGGCGCCGCTGGCGGTGCTGGCCGTGCTCCTGCTGCCGAACCTGCGCCAGCGCTGGGCGGCCAACCGCCTGTTGCTGCGCCTGCTGGCGACGCTCTGCGCCTGCCCGCTGCGGGTCGCCGGGCTGGAGCACCTGCCCCGGCAACCCTGCGTGCTGGTGGCCAACCACGCCAGCTATGTCGACGCCCTGCTGCTGACCGCCGCCCTGCCGCAGCCGGTCGGTTTCGTCGCCAAGGCCGAACTGGCGCAGCGACCACTGCTGCGCCGGCTGCTCCTGCGCATGGGCGCCCACTTCGTCGAGCGCAACGACGCGCGGCAGGGCGTCGAGGACGTGCAGACCCTGGCCACCCGGGCCAGCGACGAGTCGGCGCTGCTGTTCTTCGCCGAAGGCACCTTCGGCGCGCAGCCGGGGCTGCGGCCGTTCCGCCTCGGCGCCTTCCTGATCGCCGTGCAGCAGGGCCTGCCGCTGGTGCCGGTGGCGCTGGCCGGCAGTCGCCGGGTGTTGCCGGACGGCTCCTGGCGGCCCCGTCGTGGCCCGCTGGCGGTGACCGTCTGCCCGCCGCTCGCCCCCGAGGGCGCGGACTGGCATGCCGCACTCGCCCTGCGCGAGCGGGCCAGACGCGCAATACTCGCCCACTGCGGCGAGGCGGACCTGGCCGGCGACACGCACGGCTGAGCGGCGCGCTTCGCCCGACTCAGCCGTCGCTCTGGCTCCTGCCTGCCGATCGGCACGGCTCACACAGCATGAAGCCCGCGACTGCGGGCCTCATGCACACACACCGACGGCACGGCTCAGGCCGGCCGTTCCCTCCTACGGCAGCGCATAGACGGGCACCAGCAGCCTGACCATGTCACCGGGGGCGCCGAAGTACTTGGTGTACAGCCGCTCGTATTCGGGCGAGCGGTACATCTCGCTGATCACAGTATCCACCAGCAGGCGGAAGTCCTCGTCGCCACGAACGAGCGCCATGGAAACCGGCGCGATGTCGAAGATGCGTTCCAGCACCCGCATGTCGCCGGCGGCATGGTGCGCCTCCAGGTAGTTCTGCAGCAGCATGCGTTCGGAGAAGAAGGCGCTCGCCTTGCCCTCGGCGACCATCTGCACGCCCTCCTCGTGGCTGTCGACGGTGACCAGCGTGGCGATCACTCCGAGCTTGCGCATCTTGTCGTGCAGCCAGTCCTTGGTGATCCCCCCCTTCATGGCGGCGAAGGTGTGGCTGGCCAGCCCCTGGTTGATGGTGGCGCGCCAGGTCGGCCCGCTATGGACGGCCTCGCCGTTGAGCACGTTGATCAGCGACGGCGCGGCATCCTTGCGCACCAGCACCGAGAGGCCGGCGGTGTAGACCGGCCGCGAGAAGCTCACCGACTTGCGCCGCTCCAGGGTTTCCGGCATCGGGCTGCAGAACAGGTCGATCTCGCCGCCGTTGATGGCCTCGATCACCTTGCCGATGCCCAGGGCCTTGTAGTTGGCCTGCATGTCGGTGAGCCCCAGGCCGGTCTTCACCCGCTCGGCGATCATCTGGCAGATCTCGATGGCGTAGCCGCTGGGCTTTCCCGCCTCTTCGCTGCTGAATGGCGCCAGATCGGGCAGGTAGCCCATGTTCAAGGTGTTGCTGGCGCGCACGCGCTCGAGCGTGTCGGCACCGGCGAGCAGCGGCAGCAGCGCGAACAGACCGGCGAGCAGCAGACTGACGGGTTTGTTTGGCTTCATGTTCATATCCTGGTCCCTACATTCGGAGGTCATGGCAATCCCGGAATCGACGCTCAGGTCCTGGTGGCCATGGCGGCCGGGCGCACTTCGACGAAGTTCTTGGCGATGAAGCCGTAGAGCAGGTAACCGATGGCCAGCACGATGGTGGCGCCGAACACCGCGTCCTTGCCGGAGGCGTAGATCGCATAGTACGAGTAGGCCATCGCGATCAGCAGGGCGAACACGTTGCGGCTGTACACGGCGCCACTGACGTTGGACTTGTGCATGATCACCAGCAGGCCGGTGAGCGCGGTCACGTAGGGAATCAGGTTGGTCACCGCCGCCAGGCTGACCAGCTTGCCGAACTGCTCGCTGGCGTTGGGCGAGATGGTCGACAGCGCCATCAGGGTCTGGATCACGCCGCAGACAATCATGCCGACGATCGGCGCATCGGCCGCGGTGACCCGGGAGAACAGCTTGGGGAACATGCCCTGGTCGGCGGTCATCTTGGCGGTCTGCGCCAGGGTGAACTGCCAGCCGAGCAGCGAGCCGACGCAGGCCATCACCGCCAGCACCATGATGATGTTGCCGACCAGCGGGTTGAACATCTGCGCATAGACGTAAGCGAACGGCGCCGAGGAGTTGGCCAGCTCGGCGTTGGGCACGATGCCCTGGATCACCGTGGTCGACAGTACATAGACCACCGCGGCGCCCAGGGTGCCGAACAGGCAGGCCAGCGGCACGTTGCGCTTGGGATTCTCCACCGCATCGGAGCTCTGCGCCGCCGATTCCATGCCGAGGAAGGCCCACAGGGTCAGCGGAATGCTCTGGGTGATGGCGTCGCCGACGGCGATGCCGTTGGGGTTCCAGGCGGCGGCGAATACCTCCGGCTTGAACCAGAACCAGCCGATCACGCTGAGCCCGGCCACCGGGATGATCACCCCCCACACGGTGATGGTGCCGATCTTGCCGGTGATGCTCGGCCCGCCGAAGTTGGCGAAGGTGGTGATCCACAGCAGGGCGATGGTGCCGATGCACAGCGGGATGGCGCCGCTGCCCAGCCAGGGGATGAACGAGGTCAGGTAGCCGACCGCGGAAATGCCGATGGCCACGTTGCCGATCGCCAGCGACAGGAAATAGAGGAACGAGCAGAGGAAGAACTCCGACTTGCCGTGCGCCTCCTCGCTGTAGGCCGACATGCCGCCCGACTTGTTGCAGTAGATGCCGCACTGTGCGAAGCAGAAGGCGATGGCCATCGAGCCGACCGCGGTGATGATCCACGACAGCAGCGAAACGGCACCCAGCTGCGCCATGTTCGCCGGCAGCATGATGATGCCCGAGCCCATCATGTTGACCGCCACCAGGGTGGTGAGGCCGACCAGGCCCATTTTCTTGCTTGACTCAGCCATACAAGACTCCTTGCGCTGTAGTGCGACGCCACCCGTTGCCCGGCGACCTCAACCGCGCCGCCGGCCGGGTCTGCTCAGGTGTTACTGCTTGACCACATAGATCATGTAGACCGGATGCCCCTGGGCGTCGCGATGGATCTCGACGCCGTGGTTGTCGTGCTCGAAACCGGGGAAATGCCCGTCGAAGGCTTCCATCGCCAGCAGGTAGTCGATGATCGCGCGCTTGTCGGCGCCGGCCTTTTCGCCCGGCATCATCAGCGGGATGCCCGGCGGGTACGGCACCAGCTGCACGGCGACGGTACGGTCCTGCATGTCGCGCACCGGGATCTGCTCGACCTCGCCACGCACCAGGCGCGCATAGGTTTCGCGCGGCGATGACACCGGATCGGGCAGCAGGGTGAAGGCGGCATCCATGTTGTGCAGCATCCCGGTGGCGAGCATGTCCTGATGCATGGCCTCGGCCAGGTCGCGCAGGCCCATGCCGGCGTAGCGCGCGGGATGGTCGCTCGCCAGGTCGGGAAGTACCTGATCCAGCGGGGTGTTGGCGTCGTAGTGGCGCTTGAACTCCAGCAGACCGGCGACCAGCGAACCCCACTTGCCGCGGGTCACGCCGACGCTGAACAGCAGCAGGAGCGAGTACGGCTCGGTCTTCTCCACCACGATGCCGCGACTGGACAGGAAGCACGACACCAGCGGCCCGGGAATGCCGCTGCCCTCCATCTGCCCCTCGAGGGTCATCCCCGGGGTCAGCACGGTCACCTTGATCGGATCGAGCATGCAGTAGTCGGCGCCGAGGTCGCCGAAGCCGTGCCAGGTGGCGCCGGGCCTGAGCACCCAGGCATCGCCATGACGCAGGCGCTGCGGGTCGATGTCGCCGAACGGCACACCGTCCACCACGTCGGGCTGCCACACGCCGAACCACCAGTCCTGCGCCTCGCGCATGCGTATCTCGTTGCCCAGGCGCACCATCGCCTGGCGGAAGGCGATGGCTTCGCCGATCGAGTCTTCGGTGAGGTACTCGCCGGCATCGTCCATCATCTTCGCCGAAACGTCGATGGAGGCGATGATGCTGTACTGCGGCGAGGTCGAGGTGTGCATCATGAACGCCTCGTTGAACAGCGCCGGCCTGACCGGCACCTTGCCCGAGCGGATGTGGATCATCGACGCCTGCGACAGCGCGGCGAGCAGCTTGTGGGTCGAGTGGGTCACGGTCACCGTGGCGTCGTCGGCGTGCCGCTCGCCGCGGTGCATGCCGTAGCGGCCCTCGTACAGCGAGTTGAAACGCGCATAGGCGTACCAGGCCTCGTCGTAGTGGATGCGGTCGACACTGCGGCTCAGCTCGCGGGTGGTGGTCTGCACGTTGTAGCAGAGGCCGTCGTAGGTCGAGTTGGTCAGCACCGCCAGCACCGGGCGGGCCTTTTTGTCGCGCGCCAGCGGACTCTCGGCGAGCTTCTGCGCCACCGCCTCGGGGGTCAGCTCGCCCTGCGGCACCGGGCCGATCAGCCCGCGCGCGTTGCGCCGCGGGCGCAGGTACAGCGGCACCGCGCCGGACTGGTTCAGCGCGTAGTTCAGCGACTTGTGGCAGTTGCGGTCGACCAGCACGGCGTCGCCATCGGTGACCGCCGAGTGCAGGATGATCTGGTTGCTGGCCGAGCTGCCGCCGACCGAGAAGAAGGTGTAGTCGGCGCCGAACACCCGCGCGGCATTGCGCTCGGCCGCCGCCACCGGCCCGGAGTGGTCGTTCAGCGAGCCCAGCTCGCCGACCGACACGCTGAGGTCGGAGCGCAACATCTGCTCGCCGTAGAAGTCGAGGAAGCTGCGCCCTACCGCGGTCTTCATGAAGGCTGTGCCACCGGTGTGGCCCGGGGTGTGCCAGGAGTATTCGCAGGTGTCGGCGAAGTTGACCAGCGCGCCGAAGAATGGCGGCAGGATGGTGTCGAGGTAGCGCCTGGCGGCTGCGGCGATGCGTCCGGCGATGAACTCGGGGCTGTCTTCCGGCAGCCAGATGAAACCGTCGATCTCCTCGATGAACGCCAGCGGCACCTGGCCATGGTGCGCCTTGCTCATGCCGAGCATGATCGGCAACTGCGCGGTGCGCCGACGCATCAGGCGGATCACCTGCTGCGCCTTGTCGAGGTTCTGCTCGCACGACGCCCAGCCGAGGATCACGCAGCTGTAGGCCGGCTGGGCGCTGAAGGCGACTTCCGCGTCCTCCAGCGACCCCACCAGTTCGACACCGAGATCGTGGGCCCGCAGGGCCTGGCCGACCGCCCGGGCGCTTCGCGCCAGGAGGCCGTCGGCTTCCTGGCCATGGTTGCCGACTACGACCAGCACCGGGAAGCGCTGAGCCAGCGACGGGGGCAGCGGCGTTTGCGAATGACTCATTGCAGAGCTCCTTGTTGAAGACTGGCGGCAACTTTCCTTTCGGGGCACTACCGTCGCGAGGGCAGCACTCGGCTCGCCTCGGGCCTGTCTGCAGCTCCCCACGTCCGTTCCCCGTGCGCAAATACGGGCGTGACCCTGGAGTGGCGACAGACAGGCAAGGACGGGGGAGACGACAAGAAGCAACTGATGACAGCGCTCAACTTCCGAGCCCGGCAATTCCAGCGTAGTAGCCGCCGGAACGCCGGCAAGAGGCGCGATTACGTCAATCTAACATCATTGATTTTTGTCAATTGACGACATCCGATTAGCAACGACGATTATCTGGCGCAGGCTTCGCCCGGATAACGCTGGCCAACCGGGCATGCCCGCCAGTCCGGACCTACTCTTGGTGTTGGCTTTCAACAAGCGATCCCGTCGAGCAGTCCCCAGTCATCAGCAAGGACGACCCACCATGCCCGTGCCACCAGTGCCCGAGAGCCCTGCAAGCCCGACCAGAACCTCCGCCTGGCTGCGCTGGCTGCCGGGGCTGCTGATGCTCAGGCAATACCAGCGCGAGTGGTTGCCCAAGGATCTGGCGGCCGGCCTGGTGCTGACCTCGATGCTGGTGCCGGTCGGCATCGCCTACGCCGAAGCCTCGGGGGTGCCGGGCATCTACGGCCTGTACGCCACCATCGTGCCGCTGCTGGCCTATGCGCTGTTCGGCCCCAGCCGCATCCTGGTGCTCGGCCCGGACTCCTCGCTGGCCGCGCCGATCCTCGCCGTGGTGCTGCCGCTCTCCGGCGGCGATCCGCTGCGCGCCATCACCCTGGCGAGCATGATGGCGGTGGTGTCCGGCGTGGTGTGCATCGTCGTCGGCCTGCTGCGCCTGGGCTTCATCACCGAGCTGCTGTCCAAGCCGATCCGCTACGGCTACATGAACGGCATCGCCCTGGTCGTGCTGATCGCCCAGACGCCCAAGCTGTTCGGCATCTCCATCGACGGCGAAGGCCCCCTGCTCGACCTCTGGCACCTGGTCGAGGCCATCGCCGCCGGCCAGGCCAACTGGTACAGCTTCGCCGTCGGCGGCGGCAGCCTGGCGCTGATCCTGCTGCTCAAGCCGTTCAAGCAGTTGCCGGGCATTCTCATCGTGGTGATCCTCGCCACCGTACTGGTCGGCCTGCTCGACCTCGACGCCCACGGCGTCAAGGTGCTGGGCGACCTGCCCCAAGGCCTGCCCGGCTTCGTCCTGCCCTGGCTCAGCGGCGTGGACATCGCCACCGTGGTGCTCGGCGGCTGCGCCGTGGCCATCGTCTCCTTCGCCGACACCAGCGTGCTGTCGCGCACCTACGCCGCGCGCACCCGCACCCAGGTCGACCCCAACCAGGAGATGGTCGGCCTCGGCGCCGCCAACCTGGCGGCCGGGCTGTTCCAGGGCTTCCCGATCAGCAGCAGCTCCTCGCGCACGCCGGTCGCCGAAGCCGCCGGCTCGCAGACCCAGCTGACCGGGGTGGTCGGCGCCCTGGCGGTAGCGGCGCTGCTGCTGGTCGCCCCGCAGCTGATGCGCTACCTGCCGAGCAGCGCACTGGCTGCCGTGGTGATCGCCGCGGTACTCGGCCTGTTCGAGTTCGCCGACCTCAAGCGCATCTTCCGCATCCAGCGCTGGGAGTTCTGGCTGTCGATGGCCTGCTTCGCCGGAGTCGCCGTGTTCGGGGCCATCCCCGGCATCTGCCTGGCCGTGGCCATCGCCGTGCTGGAGTACCTGTGGGACGGCTGGCGCCCGCACTTCGCCATTCTCGGCCGGGTCACCGGCATACGCGGCTATCACGACGTCAAGCGCTATCCGCATGCCCGCCGGGTACCGGGCCTGGTGCTGTTCCGCTGGGACGCACCGCTGTTCTTCGCCAATGCCGAGCTGTTCCGCGAATGCCTGATGGAGGCCATCGCGGAGTCGCCCACCGCGGTGCGCCGGGTGGTGGTGACCGCCGAGCCGGTCACCAGTATCGACGTCACCTCCGCCGACATGCTCGCCGAGCTGTGCCAGACCCTGCGCGAGCGCGGCGTCGAGCTGCATTTCGCGGAGATGAAGGACCCGGTCAAGGACAAGTTCAAGCGCTTCGGGCTGCTGGAAGTGTTCGGCGACAACGTCTTCCAGCCCACCGTGGGCGCCGGCGTGGACGACTACCTGGCCGATCACGGAGTGGACTGGACGCCATGAGCACGACCATTGCCCCGGCGGCTGCCCGCAGACCGCTCCGGCTCACCGGCGGCCGCCTGCAAGGCCGCCGGCAATTTCTACACTGAGTCAACAGCATTCACGCAAGGAGTTCCCGATGGCCAAGATCAAACTCGGCGTTCATTCCGAAGCCGGCAAGCTGCACAAGGTGATGGTCTGCTCGCCGGGCCTGGCGCACCTGCGCCTGACCCCGGGCAACTGCGACGAACTGCTGTTCGACGACGTGATCTGGGTGTCCCAGGCCAAGCGCGATCACTTCGACTTCGTCGCCAAGATGCAGGACCGCGGCGTCGAGGTGGTGGAGATGCACAAGCTGCTGGCCGAAACCCTGCACAATCCGGAGGCCATGAGCTGGATCCTCGACCGCAAGCTGTCGGCCAACCAGGTCGGCGTCGGTTTCGGCGACGAGATGCGCAGCTGGCTGGAGGGCCTGGAAGCGCGCCAGCTGGCCGACTTCCTGATCGGCGGGGTGGCGGCCGCCGACCTGCAGAAGGGCCTCGGCGACAGCAGCGCGGTGAAGATGCTCTGCGACTTCCTCGGCCACGCCAGCTTCATCCTGCCACCGCTGCCCAACACCCAGTTCACTCGCGACACCACC harbors:
- a CDS encoding AMP-binding protein — its product is MALVDQLIQEVQPGTPLRATLDSVLDRDLGLDSLARVELLARVEAEYGLRLPSATLTTALTPRQLLAALASAGLPPAPAATPQRRESAPQRSAGQPDTQATLLEVLHWHVARHPERPQVIFYRDEQHSETLTYAQLAEAAGRIAAALLAGGLQPGQCVALMLPSGLDFFRCFFGILYAGGVPVPMYPPARPAQLEDHLRRQAGILRNCQAPLLITSELVRPLARLLTGLAPELRHVLLPEQLQHATPQAPHAAGSDDLALIQYTSGSTGDPKGVALSHHNVLANIRAWGGAVALSSTDVCVSWLPLYHDMGLIVAWLGSLYHACPLVLLSPLDFLARPESWLWAIHRHRGTVAAAPNFAYDLCVRRLADRELSGLDLSSWRLAANGAEPISPDTFERFAACFARYGLRREILTPAYGLAEATVGLAVPPPGRGVQVDRVAREPFMTRGLAEPAADDGQALRFVSCGPPLPGHALRVVDDAGQPLAERRVGHLEFRGPSATRGYYHNPAATAELMHGDWLKTGDYAYLANGEVHITGRSKDLIIRGGRNFYPYDLEQAVGELPGVRRGCVAVFGIAATASAGERLVVVAETREREAGARAALERRIVALAADQLGLPPDEVVLAPPHSVLKTSSGKIRRAAIREVFERGELGASAQAPWLQLLHLAGASLRGRLGNAGAALRAWLYGAWAWSCFAALAPLAVLAVLLLPNLRQRWAANRLLLRLLATLCACPLRVAGLEHLPRQPCVLVANHASYVDALLLTAALPQPVGFVAKAELAQRPLLRRLLLRMGAHFVERNDARQGVEDVQTLATRASDESALLFFAEGTFGAQPGLRPFRLGAFLIAVQQGLPLVPVALAGSRRVLPDGSWRPRRGPLAVTVCPPLAPEGADWHAALALRERARRAILAHCGEADLAGDTHG
- a CDS encoding amino acid ABC transporter substrate-binding protein; its protein translation is MNMKPNKPVSLLLAGLFALLPLLAGADTLERVRASNTLNMGYLPDLAPFSSEEAGKPSGYAIEICQMIAERVKTGLGLTDMQANYKALGIGKVIEAINGGEIDLFCSPMPETLERRKSVSFSRPVYTAGLSVLVRKDAAPSLINVLNGEAVHSGPTWRATINQGLASHTFAAMKGGITKDWLHDKMRKLGVIATLVTVDSHEEGVQMVAEGKASAFFSERMLLQNYLEAHHAAGDMRVLERIFDIAPVSMALVRGDEDFRLLVDTVISEMYRSPEYERLYTKYFGAPGDMVRLLVPVYALP
- the potE gene encoding putrescine-ornithine antiporter, translated to MAESSKKMGLVGLTTLVAVNMMGSGIIMLPANMAQLGAVSLLSWIITAVGSMAIAFCFAQCGIYCNKSGGMSAYSEEAHGKSEFFLCSFLYFLSLAIGNVAIGISAVGYLTSFIPWLGSGAIPLCIGTIALLWITTFANFGGPSITGKIGTITVWGVIIPVAGLSVIGWFWFKPEVFAAAWNPNGIAVGDAITQSIPLTLWAFLGMESAAQSSDAVENPKRNVPLACLFGTLGAAVVYVLSTTVIQGIVPNAELANSSAPFAYVYAQMFNPLVGNIIMVLAVMACVGSLLGWQFTLAQTAKMTADQGMFPKLFSRVTAADAPIVGMIVCGVIQTLMALSTISPNASEQFGKLVSLAAVTNLIPYVTALTGLLVIMHKSNVSGAVYSRNVFALLIAMAYSYYAIYASGKDAVFGATIVLAIGYLLYGFIAKNFVEVRPAAMATRT
- a CDS encoding Orn/Lys/Arg family decarboxylase, with protein sequence MSHSQTPLPPSLAQRFPVLVVVGNHGQEADGLLARSARAVGQALRAHDLGVELVGSLEDAEVAFSAQPAYSCVILGWASCEQNLDKAQQVIRLMRRRTAQLPIMLGMSKAHHGQVPLAFIEEIDGFIWLPEDSPEFIAGRIAAAARRYLDTILPPFFGALVNFADTCEYSWHTPGHTGGTAFMKTAVGRSFLDFYGEQMLRSDLSVSVGELGSLNDHSGPVAAAERNAARVFGADYTFFSVGGSSASNQIILHSAVTDGDAVLVDRNCHKSLNYALNQSGAVPLYLRPRRNARGLIGPVPQGELTPEAVAQKLAESPLARDKKARPVLAVLTNSTYDGLCYNVQTTTRELSRSVDRIHYDEAWYAYARFNSLYEGRYGMHRGERHADDATVTVTHSTHKLLAALSQASMIHIRSGKVPVRPALFNEAFMMHTSTSPQYSIIASIDVSAKMMDDAGEYLTEDSIGEAIAFRQAMVRLGNEIRMREAQDWWFGVWQPDVVDGVPFGDIDPQRLRHGDAWVLRPGATWHGFGDLGADYCMLDPIKVTVLTPGMTLEGQMEGSGIPGPLVSCFLSSRGIVVEKTEPYSLLLLFSVGVTRGKWGSLVAGLLEFKRHYDANTPLDQVLPDLASDHPARYAGMGLRDLAEAMHQDMLATGMLHNMDAAFTLLPDPVSSPRETYARLVRGEVEQIPVRDMQDRTVAVQLVPYPPGIPLMMPGEKAGADKRAIIDYLLAMEAFDGHFPGFEHDNHGVEIHRDAQGHPVYMIYVVKQ
- a CDS encoding SulP family inorganic anion transporter → MPVPPVPESPASPTRTSAWLRWLPGLLMLRQYQREWLPKDLAAGLVLTSMLVPVGIAYAEASGVPGIYGLYATIVPLLAYALFGPSRILVLGPDSSLAAPILAVVLPLSGGDPLRAITLASMMAVVSGVVCIVVGLLRLGFITELLSKPIRYGYMNGIALVVLIAQTPKLFGISIDGEGPLLDLWHLVEAIAAGQANWYSFAVGGGSLALILLLKPFKQLPGILIVVILATVLVGLLDLDAHGVKVLGDLPQGLPGFVLPWLSGVDIATVVLGGCAVAIVSFADTSVLSRTYAARTRTQVDPNQEMVGLGAANLAAGLFQGFPISSSSSRTPVAEAAGSQTQLTGVVGALAVAALLLVAPQLMRYLPSSALAAVVIAAVLGLFEFADLKRIFRIQRWEFWLSMACFAGVAVFGAIPGICLAVAIAVLEYLWDGWRPHFAILGRVTGIRGYHDVKRYPHARRVPGLVLFRWDAPLFFANAELFRECLMEAIAESPTAVRRVVVTAEPVTSIDVTSADMLAELCQTLRERGVELHFAEMKDPVKDKFKRFGLLEVFGDNVFQPTVGAGVDDYLADHGVDWTP